A portion of the Adhaeribacter radiodurans genome contains these proteins:
- a CDS encoding ABC transporter substrate-binding protein — protein sequence MIINRSRFLNNVLVLGAITLSSVLTACNNSGTTQESNSQAASSSGETLKIAVIPKGTTHTFWNSVHAGAMKADRELDNVEIIWQGPHKEDDRQMQIQVVQNFVSRGVNGIVLAPLDERSLVPPVKAAINRKIPVVIFDSDLASKDYASFVATDNFAGGKLCAQQMAKLLDGKGNIILLRYSEGSASTHAREEGFLAGMKEYAPNAKLISTNQYAGATMEKAFQASQNLLNRFANVDGIFCPNESATQGMLRALQTAGKAGKVKLVGFDSNETLVTALDQGTVHGLALQDPFNMGYLGVKTIVALIKGEKFEKRIDTGVTMATKENINDPKIKTLLTPDLKYLQEQ from the coding sequence ATGATAATTAATCGAAGCAGATTCTTAAACAATGTATTAGTGCTGGGAGCAATAACTCTTAGTTCGGTTTTAACTGCCTGTAATAACTCCGGCACTACTCAGGAAAGCAACAGCCAGGCTGCATCGTCATCGGGTGAGACTTTAAAAATTGCGGTTATCCCGAAAGGAACCACTCATACTTTTTGGAATAGCGTACACGCTGGCGCCATGAAGGCCGACCGTGAATTAGATAATGTGGAAATAATCTGGCAAGGGCCGCATAAGGAAGATGACCGGCAGATGCAGATTCAGGTGGTACAGAATTTTGTGAGCCGGGGTGTAAACGGTATTGTATTAGCCCCTCTCGACGAGCGAAGCTTAGTGCCACCGGTTAAAGCGGCCATTAACCGTAAAATTCCGGTTGTTATTTTTGATTCGGATCTGGCTTCGAAAGATTACGCCAGTTTTGTGGCTACCGATAATTTTGCGGGCGGTAAATTGTGCGCCCAGCAAATGGCTAAATTGCTCGACGGAAAAGGTAATATAATTTTACTACGCTATAGCGAAGGTTCTGCCAGTACCCACGCCCGCGAAGAAGGTTTTTTGGCAGGTATGAAAGAATATGCGCCTAACGCTAAATTAATTTCTACTAACCAATACGCCGGTGCCACCATGGAAAAAGCTTTTCAGGCGTCGCAGAATTTGTTAAATCGTTTTGCCAACGTAGATGGCATCTTCTGCCCTAATGAATCTGCTACGCAAGGCATGTTGCGCGCACTGCAAACCGCCGGCAAAGCTGGAAAAGTAAAATTAGTAGGTTTTGATTCGAACGAAACTTTAGTAACAGCCCTAGATCAAGGCACAGTTCATGGCTTGGCTTTACAGGATCCGTTCAATATGGGGTACCTGGGTGTTAAAACCATTGTGGCTCTTATTAAAGGCGAAAAATTCGAAAAACGGATTGACACAGGAGTTACCATGGCTACGAAAGAAAACATTAACGATCCTAAAATTAAAACGCTACTTACTCCAGATCTTAAATACCTGCAAGAGCAATAG
- a CDS encoding FRG domain-containing protein: MPSENDILIHSWEELQNALFHDSWDPKINRYRSSYVYRGMWNKNFELTTSLIRLGGDYSKLETHLLRNFRKYAHRDAAPGNSIWNWLAVAQHHGLPTRLLDWTYSPFVALHFATNNLLHYDTDAVIWCVNYVKSNTHLPLVLKDAISAEGSNVFTPEVLEPVCSSLKELGAFQEEDFVVFLEPPSLDGRIVHQFALFALMSSSTALLSDWLKQNPDLYFRIIIPARLKWEIRDKLDQANITERVLFPGLNGLSEWLRRHYTTI; this comes from the coding sequence ATGCCATCAGAAAACGATATATTGATTCATTCCTGGGAGGAATTACAGAATGCTTTATTTCATGATTCCTGGGACCCTAAAATAAATCGCTACCGGTCTTCTTATGTATACCGGGGCATGTGGAATAAAAACTTTGAATTAACTACCAGCTTAATCCGGCTGGGTGGAGATTACTCGAAACTGGAGACTCATTTACTACGCAATTTTAGGAAATACGCCCACCGCGATGCTGCTCCGGGTAATTCTATCTGGAATTGGCTGGCCGTTGCGCAGCACCATGGCTTACCTACCCGCTTGCTCGATTGGACGTATTCGCCATTTGTAGCGCTGCACTTTGCCACTAATAATTTACTGCACTACGACACCGATGCCGTAATCTGGTGCGTAAATTACGTAAAATCCAACACGCATTTACCGCTGGTTTTAAAAGATGCTATTTCGGCGGAAGGATCAAACGTTTTTACCCCCGAAGTGCTGGAACCGGTTTGCAGTTCACTCAAAGAATTAGGGGCTTTTCAGGAAGAAGATTTTGTTGTGTTCTTAGAACCACCCTCTTTGGATGGGAGAATAGTGCATCAGTTTGCTTTATTTGCCTTGATGTCCAGTTCAACTGCCTTGCTTAGCGATTGGCTGAAACAAAATCCTGACTTATATTTCCGGATTATTATTCCGGCGCGGCTAAAATGGGAAATCCGTGATAAGCTTGACCAAGCCAATATTACTGAACGGGTTTTATTTCCGGGGCTTAACGGTTTAAGCGAATGGCTGCGTCGGCACTATACTACTATTTAA
- a CDS encoding NUDIX domain-containing protein, with the protein MNEHENPWTTLSSKPIYENPWLSLREDQVINPKGGRGIYGVVDFKNMAIGVVPIDADGNTYLVGQYRYPLNEYSWEIPEGGGPHGIDALESAKRELKEETGFTAGSWTDLGRIHTSNSVTSEFGFLFLAQDLTAGETEHEETEELHIKKVPLTEAVRMVMAGEITDALSIAGILKADKILNHPQ; encoded by the coding sequence ATGAACGAACACGAAAACCCCTGGACTACTCTTTCTTCTAAACCTATTTATGAAAATCCCTGGCTGAGCCTGCGCGAAGATCAGGTAATTAACCCCAAAGGTGGCCGGGGCATTTACGGAGTAGTAGATTTTAAAAATATGGCTATTGGCGTGGTGCCCATTGATGCCGATGGCAATACGTACTTGGTTGGCCAATATCGCTACCCGTTAAACGAGTATTCCTGGGAGATTCCGGAAGGTGGCGGTCCGCACGGCATTGATGCCTTAGAATCGGCTAAACGCGAATTAAAAGAAGAAACAGGTTTTACTGCCGGCTCCTGGACTGATCTGGGCCGAATACATACTTCTAACTCGGTTACCAGCGAGTTTGGCTTTCTTTTTCTGGCTCAGGATTTAACCGCCGGCGAAACTGAGCACGAAGAAACAGAAGAGTTGCACATTAAAAAAGTACCGCTAACCGAAGCGGTACGCATGGTAATGGCTGGCGAAATTACCGATGCCTTAAGTATAGCCGGCATTCTAAAAGCAGACAAAATTTTAAACCACCCGCAGTAG
- a CDS encoding lysophospholipid acyltransferase family protein, whose translation MKLLVKLLRKIYAGWCVISFVVPFFLLYPFFVVLVQKPRWYRYAHWLNRFWSYLQLRLYGLPLQITHKAPLTKNTPYIYTPNHSSYIDIPLLLNSVPGYLNFVGKKSLAKVPLWGPIYNKLYISVDRNSAVSRAKSYIQSGRTLDQGRSVVIFPEGTIAENAGYEMLPFKDGPFKLAIEKKIPIVPVSMPYNHIFLPDVDGKFIVRWQPLKITFFEPIPTTDLTLADLEDLKNKVFTIIQADLSLHNHYEHRYTNDPEISTFSPSGI comes from the coding sequence ATGAAGCTGCTGGTAAAATTATTGCGTAAAATTTACGCGGGCTGGTGCGTTATTTCGTTTGTTGTCCCATTTTTCCTGCTTTATCCTTTTTTTGTGGTGTTGGTGCAAAAGCCACGCTGGTACCGGTATGCGCATTGGTTAAACCGATTTTGGTCTTATTTACAACTACGCCTGTACGGCTTACCGCTGCAAATTACTCATAAGGCGCCGCTTACTAAAAACACCCCTTATATTTATACGCCCAATCATAGTTCGTACATTGATATTCCGTTGTTGCTAAATAGCGTGCCGGGGTATTTAAATTTTGTCGGTAAAAAATCCTTGGCTAAAGTACCTCTCTGGGGACCAATTTATAACAAGTTGTATATTTCCGTCGATCGTAATAGTGCGGTTAGCCGGGCCAAATCGTACATTCAATCGGGGCGTACGCTCGATCAGGGTCGTTCGGTAGTTATTTTTCCGGAAGGTACCATTGCCGAAAACGCCGGCTACGAAATGCTCCCATTTAAAGATGGGCCGTTTAAACTGGCTATCGAAAAGAAAATACCAATTGTTCCGGTTTCTATGCCTTACAATCATATTTTTTTACCCGATGTAGATGGTAAATTTATTGTGCGTTGGCAGCCATTAAAAATCACGTTCTTTGAGCCTATTCCAACAACAGACCTTACTCTGGCCGATCTGGAAGATTTAAAAAATAAAGTATTTACTATAATTCAAGCTGATTTAAGTTTACACAATCATTATGAGCACCGATATACAAACGATCCGGAAATTAGCACATTTAGCCCGTCTGGAATTTGA
- the gatC gene encoding Asp-tRNA(Asn)/Glu-tRNA(Gln) amidotransferase subunit GatC has translation MSTDIQTIRKLAHLARLEFDQTKEQEMLQDLNKILDWMEKLRELDTSAVEPLLHMSEEVNVLRPDEPKIIITHEEGLKNAPRKDSDYFRVPKVLD, from the coding sequence ATGAGCACCGATATACAAACGATCCGGAAATTAGCACATTTAGCCCGTCTGGAATTTGATCAAACTAAAGAACAGGAAATGTTGCAGGATCTGAATAAAATTCTGGACTGGATGGAAAAATTACGCGAACTCGACACTTCTGCGGTAGAGCCTTTGCTGCACATGAGCGAAGAGGTAAACGTATTGCGTCCGGATGAACCCAAAATTATTATTACGCACGAAGAAGGCCTCAAAAATGCTCCTCGTAAAGATTCTGATTATTTTAGAGTACCAAAAGTGCTGGATTAA